GCGGCCGCGTCCGGCCGCGACCCGCAGGATCCCGAGCGCGCCGCCGAGCTGTTGGTGATCATGGGTGTCCACGGCGATGTGACGCACGCGGCGGCGGCGTTGAAGGCGCTTCCGGCGGAGTCCGACACCGTGCGGAAGCACTCTGCCGTCTACTCCATGGTCGACGTGATCCGGCGCATGGCCAAGCTGCTCGGGCTGATCGCGCCGGCGGCGGTCACCCCGGTGAGCCGGCTGGTCCATCTCGGACGCTGGCTGGTGCTCGGTCTCGCGCTGATCGTGGGCATGGTGGTGCCGCTGATCTGGCTTCCCTACCTGTCGATGTCGTACTACCGCGGCACGGTCGAGCTGGCCGAGCGGGTCTCGGTGTTCTACTCGGGGCCGGAGAAGGCCATCCACCTGCCGCGCAAGGCTTCCGACGCCCCCGGGCTCGCGGCAGCCGCGCTGCGGGCCCTGGGCTCGCTCGCGCTGATCGTGGGCGGGTTCGCCGTGTTCCTCGCGCTCGACGTCACGATCGCCGGACATGAGTGGCCTGCGCTGCTGTCGCTGGCGGTCCTCATATCCTCCGTGACCGGTCTGGTGTGGTACCTGCGCCGGCTTCGACACCGGCGATGACGAGGCTTTCCCCGTTTTCACACGAACGGGCCCGTCCCTTCGCCCGGCCTCGGCGGCGAGCCGAGGATGAGATGTCGTACCCGAACAGTGCGGTACGGACCGGGAACGCGCACCCGGCGTGTGCGCGAGTGGAGATGACAGCCATGAGTCAGGCCACGGTTCCACGCGGCACAGCGTCCCGGACACCGCACCACGCGGTCTTCGCCGGCGTACTGCTGATGATCTCAGGCATCATGAACGTCTTCCAAGGGATCACCGCCATCGCCAACGACGACGTGTACCGGCAGATCGGCAACTACACGTTCAAGTTCTCCACCACCTCGTGGGGCTGGATCCACCTGGTCCTCGGCGTCCTGGTCGCGATCGTCGGCTGGGGTGCCTACACCGGCGCCACATGGGCCAAGGTCATCGGTGTCGCCATCGTCGGGATAGCGATGATCGTCAACTTCATGTGGCTGCCCTACCAGACCTGGTGGGCGCTGGCCCTCATCGCGATCGACGGCTTCGCCCTGTGGTCACTGATCGGCGGCAGCGACGAGCCGGTCGCCAGAACCTGAGAACGCCGCGAGTGCCATCCCCTCGGGCCGGCCGGGATCAAACGGGCCCGGCACGGCGAGCGCGGCGGGCACAGCAGGCGCGCCGAGCGCGCTGGCTGGCCCGCGCAGCGCTCGCCCTCGTCCTGGCCGCGGTCGGGCTCCTGATCGCGGCGACCGATCTGGGCGGCGCCATCGTGGCCGTCCTGATCGCGGTCGCCGCGCTGGCGCTGGCCGCGGTCGGGGGCTGGTGGGCCCTGACCCACCACGGCGCCGCCCGGACCGTGGGCGTCCTGGTGATGATCGGCGCTCTGGTCGGCAGTGTCCTGCTCTACGCGAGCTCGACCGTCCGCTGGCTCATCGCCCTCGGCGCCGCGGTGGCCTGGGCCGCCGCCCTGGCCTGCGGCCGCGCGGCGCTGCGCGCCGACCGGGCCGAACACGGCACGCCGGTGCTGCACACGCCCGCGCCGCGCCGGCCGGTGCTGATCATGAATCCGGCCTCCGGCGGCGGCAAGGTCGAGCGGTTCGACCTGGTCCGCAAGGCCGAGCGGCTCGGCTGCCGGGTCGTGCTGCTGGATCCCGCGCACCACCAGGACGTCGCCGCGCTCGCCCGGCAGGCGCTCGCCGACGGCGCGGACCTGCTCGGCGTGGCCGGCGGGGACGGCACGCAGGCCCTGGTCGCCGGGGTCGCCGCCGAGCACGGCGTGCCCTTCCTGGTGATCTCGGCCGGCACCCGCAACCACTTCGCCATGGACCTCGGCCTGGACCGCGACGACCCGAGCCGCTGCCTGCTGGCCCTCACCGACGGCGTCGAACTGCGCGTCGACCTCGGGGAGGTGGCGGGGCGCACGTTCGTGAACAACGCCTCCTTCGGCGTCTACGCCGAGATCGTGCAGCGGCCCGAATACCGGGACGCGAAGGCCGCCACCACGCTCGATGAGCTCCCTGACCTGCTGACCGGCTACGCCGGGGCCCGGCTGACGGCGGACGTCGACGGCACCGTGCTGGCCGGCCCGCAGGCGGTGCTGGTGAGCTGCGACCCGTACGAAACGGGCTGGTACGGGTCGGGCCGCCGGCCGCGCCTGGACACCGGGACGCTCGGCGTCATAAGCCTGACGGTGCGCGGCGCGGCGCAGGCGGCGGATCTGGCCCTGCGCGGCGAGCAGTCCGCCGCGCTCACCAAGATGACCGCCGACGAGGTCGTCATCACGGCCGACACGGACACCGTCCAGGCCGGGGTGGACGGGGAGGCGCTGACCCTGCCGGTCCCGGTCCGCTGCCGGATCCTCCCCGGAGCCCTGCGGGTCCGGGTCCCGCGTGAGCGTCCCGGGGTCCCGCCGCCCCGGCAGGGGATCGACTGGCGCCGGCTCGGCATGCTGGCTCTGGCCCTGCCCGGGAAGACGACCGAGACGACGGTGAAGCGATGACCATCCGCAGCATCCGCACCGCGGTCGACACCGCCCGAAGCGCAGCCGCCTCGGCGGACGCCGCCCTGTACACGGTCGTCGCGCGCAGCACCGGCAGCAGCGGGCTCGACGAAGGGCTCTCCCGGCTCTCGAACGCGGCGGACCACTCCAAGATCTCCCTGGCGATCGCCGCGCTTCTCGCGGCGCGTCCCGGGGCACCGCGCCGGGGCGCTCTCAGGGGCCTGGCGGCGATCGGCCTCACCTCGGCGAGCGCCAACCTGCTCGGCAAGCGGCTGTTCGGCCGGCGCCGGCCGGACTGGGACGCGATCGGGGTCCCGCTGCGGCGCAGGGTTCGGATGCCCTCCTCGACGGCCTTCCCGTCCGGACATTCCGCGTCGGCCGCGGCGTTCGCCGTGGCGGTGGCCTCCGAGGTTCCCGCGGCGGCCCTGCCGTTGGGGGCTCTGGCCGCCGTCGTCGGGTACTCGCGGGTGCACACCGGCGTGCACTATCCGGGCGACGTCGTCGCGGGCTTCGCACTCGGGGCGGCCTGCGCCGCGGCCGTGATCGTGCTCGACCGGCGCCGGAGGGAGCCCGCGGCTAGTGCAGGTGAAGCAGCACCAGGTTCTTGAGCATCACCATCACGACCCCGAGGCCCACGGCGGTCGCCGTCGCCCCGGCCAGGCGCCAGCCGGTCAGCCTCGCCGCGCGCGCCGCCGCCCAGCTGTGCAGTCCGAGCAGGAGCACGACGACCGCGAGCCCGATGTTCGCGGCGGTCAGGGTCGTGGCCCCGGCCAGGCGGGCGACGACCGCGGCCGCCAGCGGCAGGAACGACGCCGTGACCATGGGCCAGGTCTCGGCGAGCGCGTGCCCGATGCGGGCCGGGGACGGCAGGCGTCCGTCCTCGATCTGTTCGCCGAGCAGGACCGCGTACTCCTCGGCCAGCCAGTAGACCACCAGGGTGACGACGACCGCGACGACGAGCGCGGCCGTGGTCAGTCCGGTGGTCGCGGCGAAGATCGCCGCGGTGACGATGGCTCCGTAGATGCCGGCGGCCCGGCGGCGGCCGACGTCGTAGACCGGGCCGCCGGGTTCCTCGGTGGCACCGCTGTCGGCCGCGGCGGCCGCGGCGGCGCCGTCTGCGGCCGCGCTCCCGCCGTCGTCCGCCGCGGTCCCGCCGCGCTCCAGCTCAGTCATCGCCGTCTCCAGGGGTTCGGTGGTCCGGCGCGCCGGCACGGAAGGCGTCCTCGGCGGCGTGGACGCTCGGGAAGAAGTGGCTGTCCGGGAGCGCCTGGTCCTCGTACTGTTCGATCTTGCGCCGGACCGGCTCCTGCAGCTCGGCGAACATCAGGTCGATGCCCCGCGACCGGAGGTCCCGGTCGAGCTTCAGGAGTATGTCGCAGGCGGTGACGTCGACATCGGTCACCGACTCGGCGGCGACCAGGATCCACCGGGTCCCCGGGCTGCGCGACAGCCGCAGGACGCGGTTGCGGAACCTCTTGGCGTTGGCGAAGATCAGCGGCGCCGCGAAGCGGTAGATCACCAGGCCGGGGACACGCTGCGCGGTCGGGTGGGTGTCCAGGTCGTAGTAGCCGCGCAGCCCGCTGACCCGGCCGAGCTCGGCCTCATAGGGCTGCCACGCGTGCCGGAAGACGTTCAGGATCGACAGGAGCACCGCGATCCCGATGCCGGGCAGCACCCCGAGCAGCGCGACGCCGAGGAACGCCGCGGCCGAGAGCAGGAACTCGGTCCGCCGCTGGTGCCAGAGCCGGACCGTGCCCGGGATGTCGGCCAGCGACAGCGAGGCGCAGATGACCACGGCGGCCAGCGCCGGCTGCGGCAGGTTCCGCAGCAGGCCCGGGACCAGCACGATCATCAAGGTGATGAGCACGGCGCCGACCACCCCGGTCAGCTGGCTGCGCGCCCCGGACCGCTCGGCCACGGCCGTGCGGGACCCGCTGGTACTGACCGGGAAGCCCTGGAAGAACCCGGCAGCCAGGTTCGCCGCCCCGATGCCGACCATCTCCTTGCCGCCGTCGATCTCCTGCCCGGTGCGCTCGGCGAAGGCCGAGGCGGTGGAGATGGTGTCGGCCAGCGAGACCAGCGTGATGCCGCCGGCCGCGCCGACCAGCGGGCCGAGGTCCGACCAGCGCACGTCCGGCAGGGTCAGCGGCGGGAAGCCGCGCGGCAGTTCGCCGACCAGGCTCACCCCGTGCGCGGCGAGGTCGAAGACCGAGGTGGCGGCGATGGACATCAGGACCATGATCAGGACCGCCGGGACCTTCGGCAGCCAGTGCTGGAGCGCCAGGATGACGGCCACCCCGGCGATCCCGACGGCGGCGGCCGCGGCGAGCGCCTCGCCGCGCGCGAGCCCCCGCACGAAGCCGTGGATCTCGCGGATCAGGCCCTCGGCGCTCACCGAGAAGCCGAACAGCTTGGGCAGCTGTCCGACCAGGATGGTCAGCGCCAGGCCGTTCAGGTAGCCCATGATCGTGGGCTTGGACAGCAGGTCCGCGACGAAGCCCAGGCGGGCGAGCGCGCCGCCGATCAGCAGCACCGCGACCATGAGCGCCAGCATCGAGGCCAGGGCGACGGCGCGGGCGCTGTCCTGCCCGGCGGCGGCCAGCGGGAGGACGGCGGCGGCGATCAGCGGCCCGAGGGAGGAGTCGGGGCCCAGGACCAGGATCCGGCTCGGGCCGAACACCGCGTAGGCGAGCAGGCAGGTGATCGAGGTGTACAAGCCGGTGATGGGCGGCAGGCCGGCCAGTTCCGCGTACGCCATGCCCTGCGGCACGAGCAGGGTGCTCAGCACCACCCCGGCCACGACGTCCTTGGCCACCCAGCCCCGCTGGTAGGTCGCCGCCGCTTGCAGGCCGGGTACCGAGCGCCAGACGGACACGCGCCTCCAGCCTCCAGCCTCCATACCGCGAGCCGATGAGTCGATGAGCCGATGCACGTCAGTGCCCGTCAAGTCGACCACGGCCCTTGCGCGGTGTCAGCCGGAGACGGGCCGTTCGGCGCACGTCAGGACGTTCAGGCGTTCAGACGTTCAGGCGTCAGGGCGTTCAGACGTCCGGCGTCCGGGCGTCCCGGCAAGCTGTCGCCGGTTCCGCACCGCAGTGTCATGATCTTCTTGGCGAGTGGTGGAGGTGACCATGCCCTGGGATGCCGTGCCGCCGGCGCTTGCCGCCGCGTTCTCGCCGACGACGCTGCTGATCGTCGCCGGTCTGCTGTCCCGGGCACGGCCTCTGAAGCTCGCGTTCACCTTCCTCGCCACCGCCGGCACGGTCACCGTCGGGGTGGGCTTCGCGGTCGTCGGCGCCCTGGACGCCACCGGGTGGGACGACAAGCGGCTGCATCCGACCACGCCGCCGGCGCTGGATCTGGCGCTGGGCGGTGCGGCCCTGTTGTTCGCGGTCATGGTGGCGCGCCGGCCCCCGCACAAGGTGAAGGTCCGCCGCGGCGACACGCGTCTGACGACCGCGATGGTCCTCGGTCTGGCAATGGGCTCGCCGTCGCCGCTCTACCTGCTGTCGCTGCACACCGTGGCCCAGTCCGACATGGCCTCGGCGGCCAAGTACGTCGCCGTGATCCTGCTCGCGGCCATCGTCATGCTCATGGCCGAGATCCCGATCGTCACCTATATGGTCGCCCCGACCACGACCGCCGCCCGGCTCGCGGAGGCGAACGCCTGGCTGGGCCGCCACGGGCAGGCCATCCTGGTGATCGCCTCGACCGTGGTGGGCTGCTACTTCGTGGTCAAAGGGTTCGTCGGGCTGCTCCAGGCGTAGCGCGGACATGCCGGACCGGAGCCGCGGACGCACAGTGGAGTCATGATGAATTCCGAGACGACGGGGCCGACCTTCCAGACCGGCATGATCCGGACTGGAGCCGCGCTCATCGGCGGCGGCCTGATGCTCGCCGCCGCGGGGTCCGCGATGGCGGCGATCGCCGTGATGCGCGGCGTGGCGGCCTGGGCCCGGCAGCGGGAGGTCTCCCCCACCGCCCTGGCGGCCGGCCGGTTCGACCAGGTCCGGCACGCGACGGTCGCCGGCGCGCACGCGTGGCGCGAGCACGCCGCGTCGACGAATGGCAACCGTACGCCCGCCCGCTAAGCAGCCGTCCACGGCTGTCGGCCGACGGGTTCGCCCGCTCGGCCGGCCAGCCGTGTCCGGCTGCCCGGCGAGCACTCCGGCGAGTACTCCATTCGGGGAGCCCGGAGATTCCCAGAGAATGTGTTCGAATGCCCCCGGGTGGATCATGGTGTTATGGCCACGCACACGGCCGATCTGCGGGTTCAGCGCAGAAGGGTCGAGCACATCCGGCAGATGACGGCCCAGATAGCCGATCGCGAGCACATCATCGTGCAGCTGATGACCACGGTCATCCGGGCCGGCTACTACTTCCTCACACTCGCCTGTCTCACCGCGGGCCTGATCGGGCTCGTCCGGAACCGGCACGCCCTCGCCGTCACCTGGGGCGTCGCCGGCATCGCCCTGGTCCTGCTGTGGGTCCTGGTCAAGGTGTCCCAGAGGGTCATGAACCGGGTGGTCCGTGAACTCCGCAAGGAATTCGCGAAGAGCCGCCCCGGCAGGGCCGTCGTCCCCGGCACCGGCACCGGCCCCGGCACCGTCCCCACCATCGACCCCGCCATCGACCCCGGCAAGCCCCAGTCCTGATTCCCATCGGCACCCGCGACGCCCGAATGGCGGTCCGTCCACATGCCGCACAGGCGCGCCGGGCACGAGTCGGAGGTGACGGATCCGGGGTCCAGACCATCACCGCCCGGGCCATCACAGCCGCCCGGCGACGGTCGGCTCGGCCGGTTCCGCCTCTGGCTCACGCGCCGTGCGGAGCAGGTGCGGGCGATCCCGTTCGTGGGGCGGCTCGTCGTCCAGCTGGTCCACGTCAACGTCCTGGACACCGCGACCCGCCTGGCCGCGCAGACCTTCCTGACCGGCATCCCGGTGCTGTTCGTCCTGGCGGCCTTCGCGCCGGCCACGGTGCGCGACAACCTCGTGGACTCGCTGCGGTCCATCCTCGGTCTGGGTTCCAGGTCCCTCGCCGAGGTCACGGACACTCTTCACGGCGGGCACGAGCCCGACGGCGAGGCCATCGGCGGGATCGGCGTCGTCATCACCCTCCTGTCGGCGACCGCGTGCTCCCGGGTGCTGCAGCGGCTGTGCGAGCGGTCCTGGCACATGCCGCCGGCGGCGGCGCGGCTGGCCGCGTGGCGCTGGGTGGCCTGGCTGGTGGTGTGGCTGGCCGTGCTGGTGTTCCAGGGGAAAGTCCGCGCGGGCTTCGGCGTCGGGCAGGGCCTGGGACTGCCCATGGCGCTGGTGACCGCCTGCCTGATGTGGTGGTGGACGCAGTACCTGCTGCTGGCCGGCCGGCTGCCGTGGCGTCCGTTGCTGCCCGGCGCGGTCCTCACCGGGGCCGCGATGACCGCCTTGGCCGGCGCGGCGAAGATCTACGTGCCGAATTCACTGGACCGCAGCATCAGCCAGTTCGGCCCGCTGGGCCTGGTGTTCACCGTGTTCTCGTGGCTGATCGTGCTCTTCACGGCGGCCACGGTGTGCGTGGCCACCGGATTCGTGATCGCCCACGAGCCGACCATGGCCCGGCTGCTGAAGACCCCGCCGGCGCCGGACCAGACCGATTGATCACGCCGGCTTCGGACCGGCCGCGTCGACCGCGGTCTCGTCGCGGTGCACCAGCCCGGGGCCCGGGGCGAAGAACTCGCGGATGGCGAACGCGATGACGATGACGAAGGCGAACCAGAACACCACCAGCCCGGTCGGGTGGTCCCAGAGCACGAAGATCACCGAGGCGATCAGCAGAATCCCGATGCCGATCCAGCGCTTGTAGCGGGCCGTGAACCGGTCGACGGGCCCGGCGTGGAACCCGGCCGAGTCGGCGACCGCCCGCATCGCGCCGATCCCGCTGCTGCACGCCGCGCGGATCCACACCGCCAGCGAGGTCGGGCCGTTCAGGAACGCGCCGAGCGCGACCAGGACGGCCAAGGCTCCGACCATCCGGGTGGTGATCCGCAGGAATTTGATCAGGGCGTCGTAGACGGCCCCCGCGGCGCCGGCGTTGACGTCCGGCGGGAGCTGGTCGATGAAGAACGATCGGAAGACTGCCAGCGCGATGCCCAGAACCAGCATCGCGACCGCGAACCCGATCGCGGTGCCGATCAGGGCCCGGCGGCGGTTGTGGGCCAGGTAGATCCCGGCGGCCGCGATCAGGACGGTGATGACCGGCATCCAGTTGCCCACGATCTGCAGGAGCCGGAAGTAGTTCTTGAGCTTGTTCAGGCTCGACGACTTGTAGACCGTGAAGGTCGTGTTCACCGTCGGGATCTTGTCGGCCGCCGGGAAACCCTGGGCGACCAGCTGGCTCTTCACCATGGCCACAGCCGGCCCGATGTCGATCTGCACCTCGTCGTTGTTCAGTTTGACCGCCCCTCCGCCCTTGCCGGTCAGGGCTTTCACGAACGAGGCGTGGGCGGTGCGCAACGCGGTGGTCCAGATGTTGGCGAACTGGTCGCTGGCCACGACCTTGTCCACGACCGTGCCGACCACGCTCTTCAGACCGCTCTCGATCGGCCCGTTCAGCTTCGAGATCAAAGTGGCCGTCGCCGGCGGGAGGCTGCTGCTGCTGGCCGCCTGCTGGAGATCCTTGACCACCGCGTTGATGTCGACCTGGTCCAGGACGAGGTTGGTGATCCGGTTCGACACCGCGGCCTGGACCTCCGGGTTCTTCGCCAGCGGACTCAGGGTCGCGACGAACCGGTCGGTGTCGGTGATCGTGTCGGCCGCCCAGACCGACACGACCGACAGCAGGGCCAGGATGGAAGCCAGGATGATCAGCAGCGTCGCGAAGAAGGTGCGGACGCGGTGGTGCTCCTTCTGCCGCCCCCGGGCCGCGGCTTCAGCCTCCAACTGGGTGATGCGCCGACGGAGTTCGGCCACCTCCTCGTCGCCTGGCTGGGGCGCGGCCGGATCGGGACTCGTGGCGGACATACTGCGCTCCCATTCCTGGGCGGACACCTGCGATAGCCGAGGCCGCGGCGGCGCCGTGCCCTGACACCAGGGAAGACCCGCAGGTGAGGATCCCGCGAGCGGTACTACACCGGCGGGGTGACGCTGAGCGTGGCGCCCCGATCAGGCGTTCGACTCCCCGGCGCCGTCGCCGCCGGCCCCCTCCGGCTGCCGTTTCGGGATCCGTCCGGTGAAGCAGAACGCGACCAACGCGATGAGCGCCAGCAGTGCCAGCGCCGCCCGCACCGCGTCCAGACGTGCCGAGGAGTTGGCCTGCAAGGCGGCTTCGGCCTG
This portion of the Catenulispora sp. GP43 genome encodes:
- a CDS encoding GAP family protein; translation: MPWDAVPPALAAAFSPTTLLIVAGLLSRARPLKLAFTFLATAGTVTVGVGFAVVGALDATGWDDKRLHPTTPPALDLALGGAALLFAVMVARRPPHKVKVRRGDTRLTTAMVLGLAMGSPSPLYLLSLHTVAQSDMASAAKYVAVILLAAIVMLMAEIPIVTYMVAPTTTAARLAEANAWLGRHGQAILVIASTVVGCYFVVKGFVGLLQA
- a CDS encoding SulP family inorganic anion transporter — translated: MEAGGWRRVSVWRSVPGLQAAATYQRGWVAKDVVAGVVLSTLLVPQGMAYAELAGLPPITGLYTSITCLLAYAVFGPSRILVLGPDSSLGPLIAAAVLPLAAAGQDSARAVALASMLALMVAVLLIGGALARLGFVADLLSKPTIMGYLNGLALTILVGQLPKLFGFSVSAEGLIREIHGFVRGLARGEALAAAAAVGIAGVAVILALQHWLPKVPAVLIMVLMSIAATSVFDLAAHGVSLVGELPRGFPPLTLPDVRWSDLGPLVGAAGGITLVSLADTISTASAFAERTGQEIDGGKEMVGIGAANLAAGFFQGFPVSTSGSRTAVAERSGARSQLTGVVGAVLITLMIVLVPGLLRNLPQPALAAVVICASLSLADIPGTVRLWHQRRTEFLLSAAAFLGVALLGVLPGIGIAVLLSILNVFRHAWQPYEAELGRVSGLRGYYDLDTHPTAQRVPGLVIYRFAAPLIFANAKRFRNRVLRLSRSPGTRWILVAAESVTDVDVTACDILLKLDRDLRSRGIDLMFAELQEPVRRKIEQYEDQALPDSHFFPSVHAAEDAFRAGAPDHRTPGDGDD
- a CDS encoding phosphatase PAP2 family protein; this translates as MTIRSIRTAVDTARSAAASADAALYTVVARSTGSSGLDEGLSRLSNAADHSKISLAIAALLAARPGAPRRGALRGLAAIGLTSASANLLGKRLFGRRRPDWDAIGVPLRRRVRMPSSTAFPSGHSASAAAFAVAVASEVPAAALPLGALAAVVGYSRVHTGVHYPGDVVAGFALGAACAAAVIVLDRRRREPAASAGEAAPGS
- a CDS encoding YhjD/YihY/BrkB family envelope integrity protein, producing the protein MRAIPFVGRLVVQLVHVNVLDTATRLAAQTFLTGIPVLFVLAAFAPATVRDNLVDSLRSILGLGSRSLAEVTDTLHGGHEPDGEAIGGIGVVITLLSATACSRVLQRLCERSWHMPPAAARLAAWRWVAWLVVWLAVLVFQGKVRAGFGVGQGLGLPMALVTACLMWWWTQYLLLAGRLPWRPLLPGAVLTGAAMTALAGAAKIYVPNSLDRSISQFGPLGLVFTVFSWLIVLFTAATVCVATGFVIAHEPTMARLLKTPPAPDQTD
- a CDS encoding diacylglycerol kinase family protein, whose product is MPSPRAGRDQTGPARRARRAQQARRARWLARAALALVLAAVGLLIAATDLGGAIVAVLIAVAALALAAVGGWWALTHHGAARTVGVLVMIGALVGSVLLYASSTVRWLIALGAAVAWAAALACGRAALRADRAEHGTPVLHTPAPRRPVLIMNPASGGGKVERFDLVRKAERLGCRVVLLDPAHHQDVAALARQALADGADLLGVAGGDGTQALVAGVAAEHGVPFLVISAGTRNHFAMDLGLDRDDPSRCLLALTDGVELRVDLGEVAGRTFVNNASFGVYAEIVQRPEYRDAKAATTLDELPDLLTGYAGARLTADVDGTVLAGPQAVLVSCDPYETGWYGSGRRPRLDTGTLGVISLTVRGAAQAADLALRGEQSAALTKMTADEVVITADTDTVQAGVDGEALTLPVPVRCRILPGALRVRVPRERPGVPPPRQGIDWRRLGMLALALPGKTTETTVKR